From a single Acipenser ruthenus unplaced genomic scaffold, fAciRut3.2 maternal haplotype, whole genome shotgun sequence genomic region:
- the LOC117397953 gene encoding interleukin-1 beta-like — protein sequence MSYNTRVSSEMANEISSEIFDFEAQHCALVEKRMQDERPQKVGWVGDNGLELRVSGYVRSMRQAVTLVLALEKMKRPHRKAIGSEFSDIDLLNILMEHVNEEHVMLEVNPDLESSDLESFETELRRRRSDEPHSISDSEKKGWVMNELDGRPVELTASMLQGPNISQQVTLSLSTYIPQTQPGLGQPVVLGIGGNNYFLSCNSPHNSPVLELEKVQNRDDLKTISLSSDATRFLFYKRDSGSTSTFESARFPGWFISTARNVDRVRVAMCNGRVSAGRVTDFQVSRI from the exons CGAGATCTTTGACTTTGAAGCACAACACTGCGCCCTGGTGGAGAAG AGAATGCAAGATGAGCGTCCGCAGAAGGTGGGCTGGGTGGGAGACAACGGTCTCGAGTTGCGGGTGTCCGGCTATGTGCGCTCCATGAGACAGGCAGTGACGCTGGTCCTGGCCCTGGAGAAGATGAAGAGACCGCACAGGAAAGCGATCGGGTCCGAGTTTTCCGACATAGACCTGCTGAACATCTTGATGGAGCACGTGAATGAAG AGCACGTGATGCTGGAGGTGAATCCCGACTTGGAGAGCTCCGACTTGGAGAGCTTTGAGACCGAGCTGAGACGGCGCCGCTCCGACGAGCCCCACTCGATAAGCGACTCGGAGAAGAAGGGCTGGGTGATGAACGAGCTGGATGGGCGCCCCGTGGAGCTGACAGCCAGCATGCTGCAGGGCCCCAACATCTCACAGCAAG TGACTCTGAGCCTCTCCACCTACATACCGCAGACCCAGCCCGGATTGGGGCAACCCGTGGTTCTGGGCATCGGGGGCAATAATTACTTCCTGTCCTGCAACAGCCCACACAACTCACCCGTCCTGGAGcttgag aaGGTGCAGAATCGGGATGATTTGAAGACGATCAGCCTGAGCAGCGACGCGACCCGGTTCCTGTTTTACAAGCGAGACAGTGGCAGCACCTCCACTTTCGAGTCGGCTCGGTTCCCCGGCTGGTTTATCAGCACCGCCAGGAACGTGGACCGCGTGAGAGTGGCCATGTGTAACGGGAGAGTGTCCGCAGGGCGCGTCACCGACTTCCAGGTGTCGCGCATTTGA